A region of Deinococcus rubellus DNA encodes the following proteins:
- the fba gene encoding class II fructose-1,6-bisphosphate aldolase: MLVTGSDILVPARAGKYGVGAFNTNNMEITQAIIHTAEKLRSPVIVQMSEGAIKYGGQDLANIVKDIAARATVPVALHLDHGSSYASALNAIRMGFTSVMIDASHHTFDDNVAETRRVVEAAHAMGISVESELGRLGGIEENIIVDEKDAFLTDPEEAVRFIEQTGTDYLAIAIGTSHGAYKGKGRPYIDQARIARIGEMTSIPLVAHGSSGVPADIVQRFRDSGGEIGEAAGIDDDDLRQACQHGIAKVNVDTDLRLASTVGIREVLHANPKEFDPRKIFGPARDVMSQVIEHKMRVLGSVGKA, from the coding sequence ATGCTCGTCACCGGCTCAGACATTCTGGTTCCCGCCCGCGCTGGCAAATACGGCGTCGGCGCGTTCAACACCAACAATATGGAAATCACCCAGGCGATCATTCACACCGCCGAGAAACTCCGCTCGCCGGTCATCGTGCAGATGAGCGAGGGGGCCATCAAGTACGGCGGGCAGGACCTGGCGAACATCGTCAAGGACATCGCCGCCCGCGCCACTGTGCCGGTCGCCCTGCATCTCGATCACGGTTCCTCGTATGCCAGCGCCCTCAACGCCATCCGGATGGGCTTTACCTCGGTGATGATCGACGCCTCGCACCACACCTTTGACGACAATGTGGCCGAGACCCGCCGCGTCGTCGAGGCCGCGCACGCCATGGGCATCAGTGTGGAGTCGGAACTGGGCCGTCTGGGCGGCATCGAAGAGAACATCATCGTGGACGAGAAGGACGCCTTCCTGACCGATCCCGAGGAGGCGGTGCGCTTCATCGAGCAGACCGGTACCGATTACCTGGCGATTGCCATCGGCACCTCGCACGGCGCGTACAAGGGCAAGGGCCGCCCCTACATCGATCAGGCCCGCATCGCCAGAATCGGTGAGATGACCTCCATTCCGCTGGTGGCGCACGGATCGAGCGGCGTGCCCGCCGACATCGTGCAGCGCTTCCGCGATTCGGGCGGCGAGATTGGCGAGGCAGCGGGAATCGACGACGATGATCTGCGCCAGGCCTGCCAGCACGGCATCGCCAAGGTCAACGTGGATACCGATCTGCGGCTGGCCAGCACGGTGGGCATCCGCGAGGTGCTGCACGCCAATCCCAAAGAGTTCGATCCCCGCAAGATCTTCGGCCCGGCCCGCGACGTGATGTCCCAGGTCATCGAGCACAAGATGCGGGTGCTGGGGAGCGTCGGGAAAGCTTAA
- the dcd gene encoding dCTP deaminase, with the protein MSILPDWRIRELALGGMIEPFEDRLVRTAENQQVISYGLSSFGYDLRCADEWKIFTNVNSAVVDPKHFDERSFVDVQANEILIPPNSFALARSLEYMRIPDNVMVVALGKSTYARCGLVANVTPLEPGWEGHVTLEFSNTTPLPAKMYAFEGCVQLLFFEGERPEVTYRDRAGKYQGQRGVTLPKL; encoded by the coding sequence ATGAGCATCCTTCCCGATTGGCGGATTCGTGAGCTGGCCCTGGGCGGCATGATTGAGCCGTTCGAGGACCGTCTGGTCCGCACTGCCGAGAACCAGCAGGTCATCAGCTACGGGCTGAGCAGCTTCGGTTACGATCTGCGCTGCGCCGACGAGTGGAAGATCTTCACCAACGTCAACAGCGCCGTTGTCGATCCCAAGCATTTCGACGAGCGCAGCTTTGTGGACGTGCAGGCCAACGAGATCCTTATTCCTCCCAACTCGTTCGCGCTGGCCCGCAGCCTCGAATACATGCGGATTCCTGACAATGTGATGGTGGTGGCACTGGGCAAATCGACGTATGCCAGGTGCGGACTCGTCGCCAACGTCACCCCGCTGGAACCCGGCTGGGAAGGCCACGTCACCCTCGAATTCTCCAACACCACCCCGCTTCCGGCCAAGATGTACGCCTTCGAGGGCTGCGTGCAACTCCTGTTTTTTGAGGGTGAGCGCCCCGAGGTGACCTACCGTGACCGGGCCGGAAAGTACCAGGGCCAGCGCGGCGTCACCTTGCCCAAGCTTTAA
- a CDS encoding aldo/keto reductase: MEQRTLGKNGPKVSAVGLGCNNFGARLDQTATNTVVRAALSQGITLFDTADVYGNRGGSEEMLGRALGKERGAIILASKFGHDMGEAGKGAAPAYIRRALAASLKRLGTDYLDLYQLHTPDSETPLADTLGTLDELVREGVVRAVGCSNLSAAQVQEAARLTREKGQTPFICAQDEYSLLVRDIEAELIPVLSDLDMGLLPYFPLASGLLSGKYQPGQIPEGTRFASSQGAQDRYMTPQNWDRVAALRSFAEQKGHNLLELAFSWLAAQPVVSSVIAGATRPEQIEQNVAAASWQLSAEDLSEIDRITGKQTEATV; the protein is encoded by the coding sequence ATGGAACAACGCACACTCGGCAAGAACGGCCCCAAAGTCTCAGCAGTGGGCCTGGGCTGCAACAACTTCGGCGCGCGGCTCGATCAGACAGCCACCAATACGGTGGTGAGGGCCGCGCTCTCGCAGGGCATCACGCTGTTCGACACCGCCGACGTCTACGGTAACCGGGGCGGCTCGGAGGAGATGCTCGGCAGGGCGCTGGGTAAGGAGCGTGGGGCCATCATCCTGGCCAGCAAGTTCGGGCATGACATGGGCGAAGCGGGCAAGGGCGCGGCCCCGGCCTACATCCGCCGGGCGCTGGCCGCCAGTCTCAAGCGCCTGGGCACCGACTACCTCGACCTCTATCAGCTCCACACCCCCGATTCCGAGACGCCACTGGCCGATACACTCGGCACACTCGACGAGCTGGTCAGGGAAGGCGTGGTGCGGGCAGTGGGCTGCTCGAACCTCAGCGCCGCGCAGGTGCAGGAAGCCGCCCGCCTCACAAGAGAGAAGGGGCAGACACCGTTCATCTGCGCCCAGGACGAGTACAGCCTGCTGGTGCGGGACATCGAGGCCGAGCTGATTCCGGTGCTAAGCGACCTGGACATGGGCCTGCTGCCGTACTTCCCGCTGGCCAGCGGCCTCCTGAGCGGCAAGTACCAGCCGGGCCAGATTCCCGAGGGCACCCGCTTCGCCTCGTCGCAGGGCGCGCAGGACCGCTACATGACGCCGCAGAACTGGGACAGGGTGGCCGCGCTACGCTCGTTTGCCGAGCAAAAGGGGCACAATCTGCTCGAACTGGCCTTCAGCTGGCTGGCCGCGCAGCCCGTGGTCAGCAGCGTGATCGCCGGGGCCACCCGCCCGGAGCAGATCGAGCAGAACGTGGCCGCAGCCTCGTGGCAGCTCAGCGCCGAGGACCTCAGCGAGATTGACCGCATCACCGGCAAGCAAACTGAGGCCACAGTCTAA
- a CDS encoding adenine deaminase, with protein sequence MPDSSPETALRQRLVRVALRQEPADLVIRNAQIVSVTTRELLSGDVAIAGGSIAAVGPDYWAAEVFDADGKYLSPGFIDAHIHIESSLMTPASFARAVRPRGTTGVIAEPHEIVNVLGEAGLRWMLEAGASSGVRMWASQPSCVPASVFEQGGVRLEPADIGRGLKVPGVLGLAEMMNYPGVLGQDAAVWATLEAARGKRIDGHAAGLSGDRLQAYAAAGIHSDHEATTQAEALDRLRAGLWLMVREGSAARNLAALTPVLRSMPRRALLVSDDIGADWLLERGHLDHQLRQLVAFGIDPLYALGLVTCNPAEYWGLHDVGVIGPGFRADLVLLNDLTNFGVAECWLGGQPLSALSSPALTPPLPGGGVNVVGLEQADLSVPPHWPVIGVRSDQIETYIAAPGSGDTKLVVVDRYGRGLISAAWTHGIGLQCGAVALSVLHDAHHLVMAGAAGPEGDADIRAAGLAVEQLGGGVVIVDRGEVIASLPLPYGGLMSDLPPAEVAARVQGIQTALHERGCLLPEALTTLSFLGLSVIPDLKLTPAGLLDVRAWALLNEEDAGL encoded by the coding sequence ATGCCCGATTCTTCCCCCGAAACGGCCCTGCGCCAACGCCTCGTGCGCGTCGCCCTCAGGCAGGAACCCGCCGATCTGGTCATTCGCAACGCCCAGATCGTCAGCGTGACCACCCGCGAACTGCTGAGCGGCGACGTGGCCATCGCGGGCGGCTCCATCGCGGCGGTGGGGCCGGACTACTGGGCTGCCGAGGTGTTCGACGCGGACGGCAAGTATCTCTCGCCCGGTTTCATCGATGCGCACATTCACATTGAGTCGAGCCTGATGACTCCGGCCAGTTTCGCCCGTGCCGTGCGGCCACGCGGCACGACTGGGGTAATAGCCGAGCCGCACGAGATCGTGAACGTGCTGGGCGAGGCGGGCCTGCGCTGGATGCTGGAGGCTGGAGCCAGCAGCGGGGTGAGGATGTGGGCCTCGCAGCCGTCTTGTGTGCCCGCCAGCGTGTTCGAGCAGGGCGGCGTGCGGCTGGAGCCAGCCGACATCGGGCGCGGCCTGAAGGTGCCGGGGGTGCTGGGTCTGGCCGAGATGATGAACTATCCCGGCGTGCTGGGCCAGGACGCGGCAGTGTGGGCCACGCTGGAAGCGGCGCGCGGCAAGCGCATTGACGGCCACGCGGCGGGGCTGAGTGGCGATCGGCTGCAAGCCTACGCGGCGGCGGGCATCCACTCCGATCACGAGGCGACCACCCAGGCCGAGGCCCTTGATCGCCTGCGTGCCGGGCTGTGGCTGATGGTGCGTGAGGGATCGGCGGCACGCAATCTGGCCGCACTCACGCCGGTGCTGCGCTCCATGCCGCGCCGTGCCCTACTGGTCAGTGACGACATCGGGGCCGACTGGCTGCTGGAGCGCGGCCACCTCGATCATCAGCTCCGGCAACTGGTAGCCTTTGGCATCGATCCGCTCTACGCTCTGGGTCTGGTCACCTGCAACCCTGCCGAGTACTGGGGTCTGCACGATGTGGGTGTGATCGGCCCCGGCTTCCGCGCCGATCTGGTGCTGCTCAACGACCTCACGAATTTCGGGGTGGCCGAGTGCTGGCTCGGTGGGCAACCACTCTCGGCGCTCAGTTCGCCCGCGCTGACCCCGCCCCTGCCTGGCGGTGGGGTGAATGTAGTAGGCCTTGAGCAAGCTGACCTGAGTGTGCCGCCGCACTGGCCGGTCATCGGTGTGCGGTCCGACCAGATCGAGACCTACATAGCTGCACCCGGCAGCGGCGACACCAAGCTGGTCGTCGTGGACCGCTACGGGCGCGGGCTGATCAGTGCCGCCTGGACCCATGGCATCGGGCTGCAGTGCGGCGCGGTGGCGCTCAGTGTGCTGCACGACGCCCACCATCTGGTGATGGCCGGGGCCGCCGGACCAGAGGGGGACGCCGACATCCGGGCAGCGGGGCTGGCCGTCGAGCAGCTCGGGGGCGGTGTGGTGATTGTGGACAGAGGCGAGGTCATCGCCAGCCTACCGCTGCCCTACGGCGGCCTGATGAGCGATTTGCCGCCCGCAGAGGTGGCTGCACGGGTACAGGGCATCCAGACGGCCCTGCACGAGCGCGGCTGCCTGCTGCCCGAAGCGCTGACCACCCTCAGTTTCCTGGGCCTGAGTGTCATTCCCGACCTCAAATTGACGCCTGCCGGGCTGCTGGACGTGCGGGCCTGGGCACTGCTGAACGAGGAGGACGCTGGACTTTAG
- a CDS encoding metallophosphoesterase family protein, with the protein MRLALISDVHGNAFALESVLQDVRATAPDLILNLGDQVEGAADPARAYALQAELGAVEVRGNNEEKLWPGGRRSPLSRKYGAWLGAQLAPAALAHLADLPLTVQVEGVLACHGTPDSAWESLLWVWQITGPNTGFYRSRDPRELRRMLEPLAADMVVCGHTHRPGSTRVGDTLVINAGAVSDQVDGDPRARWTLLERRSGRWTADFRTVTYDIAAAVHWAEQHSDFGEGEAELLESGEMTVRGDPG; encoded by the coding sequence CTGCGCCTGGCCCTGATCAGCGACGTTCACGGCAACGCCTTTGCTCTCGAATCGGTTCTGCAAGATGTACGTGCTACCGCACCCGACCTCATTCTCAATCTGGGCGATCAGGTGGAGGGGGCCGCCGATCCGGCACGCGCCTACGCCCTGCAAGCCGAACTGGGCGCGGTGGAGGTGCGGGGCAACAACGAGGAGAAGCTGTGGCCCGGCGGGCGGCGCAGTCCGCTGAGCCGGAAGTACGGCGCGTGGCTGGGGGCGCAGCTTGCCCCAGCAGCCCTGGCGCACCTGGCCGATTTGCCGCTGACGGTGCAGGTCGAAGGGGTGCTGGCCTGTCACGGCACGCCCGACTCGGCCTGGGAAAGCCTGCTGTGGGTCTGGCAGATCACCGGGCCGAACACCGGCTTCTACCGCAGCCGCGATCCGCGTGAGCTGCGCCGGATGCTGGAACCGCTCGCGGCGGACATGGTGGTCTGCGGCCACACCCACCGCCCCGGCAGCACGCGGGTGGGCGACACGCTGGTCATCAACGCTGGGGCGGTGTCAGATCAGGTGGACGGCGATCCCCGCGCCCGCTGGACCCTGCTGGAGCGCCGAAGCGGGCGCTGGACCGCCGACTTCCGGACCGTGACCTACGATATCGCAGCGGCGGTCCACTGGGCCGAGCAGCACAGCGACTTCGGCGAGGGTGAGGCCGAATTGCTGGAAAGCGGCGAGATGACGGTGCGCGGCGATCCGGGCTGA
- a CDS encoding YraN family protein, whose amino-acid sequence MKGADAENRALAALLEQGHTLLARNYRIPGGEIDLVTRLGGVFVFSEVRQRRSARYGSALESVTLRKLELMQRAALTYLFREQGRDDLPCLLQVVSIEGEAASGVLSITPIE is encoded by the coding sequence ATGAAAGGAGCCGACGCCGAGAACCGCGCCCTGGCCGCCTTGCTGGAACAGGGCCACACGCTGCTGGCCCGCAACTACCGCATTCCCGGCGGCGAGATCGATCTGGTCACCCGGCTGGGCGGGGTGTTCGTGTTCAGCGAGGTGAGGCAGCGCCGTAGCGCCAGATACGGCAGCGCTCTGGAAAGTGTGACATTGCGCAAGCTCGAACTCATGCAGCGGGCGGCCCTGACCTACCTCTTCCGTGAGCAGGGCCGCGATGATCTGCCGTGCCTGCTACAAGTCGTCAGCATCGAGGGTGAGGCAGCCAGCGGGGTGCTGAGCATCACGCCCATCGAGTAG
- a CDS encoding zinc-dependent alcohol dehydrogenase, producing MKAVIWQSTNHISVEQVPDPELLLPTDAIVRVSSTAICGSDLHLLDGRIPSMEKGDILGHEFMGEVVEVGKDVKTLKVGDRVVVPFNIACGVCDPCKRGFYSACDNSNPNHRMAEALYGAVSGGGLFGYSHMYGGYAGGQAQFVRVPFADVGPFKIGPDLPDEQVLFLTDIFPTGYQAAENCQIVKGRDVVAVFGAGPVGQFAARSAQMLGAARVIVVDRVPERLRMAAAAGLETINYEEVDVLVALREATGGRGPDHVIDAVGMEAHGHGPGALLDSVEQKLKLTFDRITALRWAILSCAKGGTVSLPGVYGGLVDKMPMGAAFAKGLIFRMGQTHTHRYLKPLLSRIEAGEIDPSFVITHRATLDEAPALYKTFRDKHDGCIKVVLDPWGKAATA from the coding sequence ATGAAGGCAGTGATCTGGCAATCGACCAATCACATCAGCGTCGAGCAGGTGCCGGACCCGGAACTGTTGCTGCCCACCGACGCCATCGTGCGGGTGTCGTCCACCGCCATCTGCGGCTCGGATCTGCACCTCCTGGATGGCCGGATTCCCAGCATGGAAAAGGGGGACATCCTCGGCCACGAATTCATGGGTGAGGTCGTGGAGGTCGGCAAAGACGTCAAGACCCTCAAGGTCGGGGACCGGGTGGTGGTGCCGTTCAACATCGCCTGCGGGGTGTGTGATCCGTGCAAGCGCGGCTTTTACAGCGCCTGCGACAATTCCAACCCCAACCACCGGATGGCCGAAGCTCTTTACGGCGCGGTCAGCGGCGGCGGCCTGTTTGGCTACTCGCACATGTACGGCGGCTATGCGGGCGGGCAGGCCCAGTTCGTGCGGGTGCCGTTCGCCGACGTGGGACCGTTCAAGATCGGCCCCGACCTGCCGGACGAGCAGGTGCTGTTCCTGACCGACATTTTCCCCACCGGCTATCAGGCGGCGGAAAACTGCCAGATCGTGAAGGGCCGCGACGTGGTGGCGGTGTTCGGCGCGGGGCCGGTGGGTCAGTTCGCTGCCCGCAGCGCCCAGATGCTCGGCGCGGCGCGGGTGATCGTCGTGGACCGCGTACCGGAGCGCCTGCGAATGGCGGCGGCGGCGGGCCTGGAAACCATCAACTACGAGGAAGTGGACGTGCTGGTGGCACTGCGCGAGGCGACGGGTGGGCGCGGCCCTGACCACGTCATCGACGCGGTGGGCATGGAGGCGCACGGGCACGGCCCCGGCGCGCTGCTCGACAGCGTGGAGCAAAAGCTCAAACTCACCTTCGACCGCATCACCGCCCTGCGGTGGGCCATCCTCAGCTGCGCCAAGGGCGGCACCGTCAGCTTGCCGGGCGTTTACGGCGGCCTGGTCGATAAAATGCCGATGGGCGCGGCCTTCGCCAAGGGCCTCATTTTCAGAATGGGCCAGACCCACACCCACCGCTACCTGAAGCCGCTGCTCTCGCGCATTGAGGCGGGCGAGATCGATCCCAGCTTCGTCATCACCCACCGCGCCACGCTCGACGAGGCCCCGGCCCTCTACAAGACCTTCCGCGACAAGCACGACGGCTGTATCAAGGTGGTGCTTGATCCCTGGGGCAAGGCGGCCACAGCCTGA
- a CDS encoding GNAT family N-acetyltransferase — MSPTIRCLQAEDAALYRPLRLRALTEDPAAYLTSADEFAARSLADIAGQLTPSKTAFTLGAFAGAELVGIATLARAERPKQRHRAEVMGVYMAPGARGQGAAASLLGELIRQARQLPGLDVLGLSVTDTQLAARTLYGKLGFTVWGVQPDALRQAGIPLTELHLQLTL; from the coding sequence ATGTCGCCCACGATTCGCTGCTTGCAAGCCGAAGACGCCGCCCTCTACCGCCCGCTGCGGTTGCGCGCCCTCACCGAAGACCCCGCCGCTTATCTGACCAGCGCAGACGAATTTGCCGCCCGGTCCCTGGCCGACATCGCAGGGCAGTTGACCCCCTCCAAGACGGCTTTCACGCTGGGCGCTTTCGCGGGCGCAGAACTCGTCGGCATCGCCACCCTGGCAAGAGCGGAGCGGCCCAAGCAGCGTCACCGTGCCGAGGTGATGGGCGTGTACATGGCCCCAGGAGCGCGCGGGCAGGGTGCGGCGGCATCCCTGCTCGGCGAACTGATCCGGCAAGCGCGGCAGCTACCGGGACTGGACGTGCTGGGCCTGAGCGTCACCGACACCCAGCTTGCCGCCCGCACCCTCTACGGGAAGCTGGGCTTCACCGTCTGGGGGGTGCAGCCTGACGCGCTTCGGCAAGCTGGAATACCGCTAACCGAACTGCATCTGCAGCTGACGTTGTGA
- a CDS encoding MFS transporter has protein sequence MSTGIVTTRAFQSGAAIATAVTLGHLINDAYGAMLTPLGPALQSKFGVSIAAITLLSSIFALTSSVLQPLLGVIGERLGSRLMAAFGPVFTGLGLTLIGFVPWFGALMLLVAVAGLGSGFFHPSGAAYVARSSPTSQRGLWASLFSAGGTAGMALGPVFASAGLQHLHWFGLIGLVIGVISYLITPDYHPAAKRLTLKAYLGIFRGPMVTLWSMAVLRSLASIGYNTMLPFILVERGYGLREVAITLAVFAVASALGGIVGGRISDKIGRVPVLRSAILATLPLFAALIYSNPGQWWFYPLTFLVGAAVNSSVPVGVVTAQEYAPGHIAVASSIMMGFSWGFAGMLIFLVGFLADATSPSIAALCAVLLLLPSVYLAYRLPEPQKQQFG, from the coding sequence ATGAGCACGGGAATAGTGACAACGCGCGCTTTTCAGAGTGGAGCCGCCATTGCGACGGCAGTGACGCTGGGCCATCTGATCAATGACGCCTACGGTGCGATGCTGACTCCCTTGGGACCGGCGCTGCAAAGCAAATTCGGAGTCAGCATTGCGGCCATCACACTGCTCTCCAGCATCTTCGCGCTGACCAGCAGCGTATTGCAGCCGCTGCTGGGCGTCATTGGCGAGCGCCTGGGCAGCCGACTGATGGCCGCCTTCGGACCGGTCTTCACCGGGCTGGGCCTGACCCTGATTGGGTTCGTGCCCTGGTTCGGGGCGTTGATGCTGCTGGTGGCAGTGGCGGGGCTGGGCAGCGGATTTTTTCACCCGTCGGGCGCGGCCTACGTGGCGCGTTCCAGTCCGACCAGCCAGCGTGGGTTGTGGGCCAGCCTATTCAGCGCGGGCGGCACGGCGGGTATGGCGCTGGGACCGGTGTTTGCCAGCGCGGGCCTGCAACACCTCCACTGGTTCGGCCTGATCGGTCTGGTCATCGGTGTCATCAGTTATCTCATCACGCCTGACTACCACCCGGCGGCCAAGCGCCTGACCCTCAAGGCTTATCTGGGTATCTTCAGAGGTCCGATGGTGACGCTGTGGAGCATGGCGGTGCTGCGGAGCCTGGCCAGTATCGGCTATAACACCATGCTGCCGTTCATTCTGGTGGAGCGCGGCTACGGCCTGAGGGAAGTGGCCATCACGCTGGCAGTATTCGCGGTGGCCTCGGCGCTGGGCGGCATCGTGGGTGGGCGCATCTCAGACAAGATCGGGCGGGTGCCGGTGCTGCGGAGTGCCATCCTCGCCACCCTGCCGCTGTTCGCCGCCCTGATCTACTCCAACCCCGGCCAGTGGTGGTTTTATCCGCTGACCTTTCTGGTGGGCGCGGCGGTCAATTCCAGCGTTCCGGTGGGCGTCGTCACCGCCCAGGAATACGCGCCGGGGCACATCGCGGTGGCCAGCAGCATCATGATGGGGTTCTCGTGGGGATTTGCTGGAATGCTGATCTTCCTGGTGGGCTTCCTGGCCGACGCGACCTCGCCCAGCATCGCTGCCCTGTGCGCCGTGCTGCTGCTGCTGCCCAGTGTGTACCTGGCTTACCGCCTGCCGGAGCCGCAAAAGCAGCAATTCGGGTGA
- a CDS encoding aminotransferase-like domain-containing protein, which translates to MTITDMPSTTTWNAAYWNSRLSSRAQIMTASAIREILKITQEPDVISFAGGLPAPELFPLDAMKQAFTTVMEKYGPAALQYSTTEGHLPLREWIGRQSNIPPQNVQIMTGSQQGLDLLGKVLISEGDVVLVESPTYLGALQSFQPYLPHYVEMPTDEQGIDVDALETLLKTTPAKLLYAVPNFQNPTGRTLSLERRKRLVELTDRYGVMVIEDDPYGKLRFTGSELPSLYQIALERAGGDPDQVNVIYSSSFSKTLAPGLRDAWVQAAMPIIQKLIQAKQGADLHTPTLNQMMIAELLDDTLPRQIEIVKKAYGERAQQMLAQIGQHFPEGAQHTVPQGGMFLWVTLPEGVNTTALLSKAVERKVAYVPGSPFYALGGGENTLRLSYSNATPEQIERGMRALGETFTEALG; encoded by the coding sequence ATGACGATCACCGACATGCCCAGCACGACCACCTGGAATGCGGCCTACTGGAATTCGCGCCTGAGCAGCCGCGCCCAGATCATGACCGCCAGCGCCATCCGCGAGATCCTGAAGATCACCCAAGAGCCGGACGTGATCTCGTTTGCGGGCGGCCTCCCGGCTCCGGAACTGTTTCCGCTGGACGCCATGAAGCAGGCCTTCACCACCGTGATGGAGAAGTACGGTCCCGCCGCGCTGCAATACTCCACCACCGAGGGCCACCTGCCGCTGCGCGAATGGATTGGCCGTCAGAGCAATATTCCGCCCCAGAATGTACAGATCATGACCGGCAGCCAGCAGGGTCTCGATCTGCTCGGCAAGGTGCTGATCTCGGAAGGCGACGTGGTGCTGGTCGAAAGCCCCACCTATCTGGGGGCCTTGCAGAGTTTCCAGCCGTACCTGCCGCACTATGTGGAGATGCCCACCGACGAGCAGGGCATCGACGTGGACGCGCTCGAAACTCTGCTGAAAACCACCCCGGCCAAGCTGCTCTACGCCGTGCCGAACTTCCAGAATCCCACCGGGCGCACCCTCAGTTTGGAGCGCCGCAAGCGTCTGGTTGAGCTGACCGACCGCTACGGTGTGATGGTCATCGAGGACGATCCCTACGGCAAACTGCGCTTCACTGGCAGTGAACTGCCCAGCCTCTACCAGATCGCACTGGAGCGGGCAGGCGGCGACCCCGATCAGGTCAACGTTATTTATTCGTCGAGCTTTTCCAAAACCCTGGCTCCGGGGCTGCGCGACGCCTGGGTGCAGGCGGCCATGCCGATCATCCAGAAGCTGATTCAGGCCAAGCAGGGCGCGGACCTTCACACGCCCACCCTCAACCAGATGATGATCGCCGAACTGCTCGACGACACCCTGCCGCGTCAGATCGAGATCGTCAAGAAGGCCTACGGCGAGCGTGCCCAGCAGATGCTCGCCCAGATCGGTCAGCACTTCCCCGAGGGCGCGCAGCACACCGTGCCGCAGGGCGGGATGTTTCTGTGGGTCACCTTGCCGGAAGGCGTCAACACGACGGCGCTGCTGAGTAAGGCGGTGGAGCGCAAGGTCGCCTACGTGCCGGGCAGCCCCTTCTACGCGCTGGGCGGCGGCGAGAACACCCTGCGCCTGAGCTACTCCAACGCCACGCCCGAGCAAATCGAACGGGGCATGAGGGCGCTGGGCGAAACATTTACCGAAGCGCTGGGCTGA
- a CDS encoding methylglyoxal synthase: MASPENPSSTSNTRSGKHQVALIAHDKKKLELALFALSHRELLSRFHLVATGTTGSILQKQTGLKVERVLSGPLGGDQQIGARIALEQVRAVFFFRDPLTAQPHEPDVSALVRLCDVHDIPLATNPASAEALILWLAREEAQADAAGAVSSLSGQGR; this comes from the coding sequence ATGGCTTCTCCCGAAAATCCGTCGTCCACCTCCAACACCCGCAGCGGCAAACATCAGGTGGCACTGATCGCCCACGACAAGAAGAAACTCGAACTGGCGCTGTTTGCCCTCAGCCACCGCGAACTGCTCTCCCGCTTTCATCTGGTCGCCACTGGCACCACTGGCAGCATCCTGCAAAAGCAGACCGGACTCAAGGTGGAGCGGGTGCTCTCGGGGCCACTGGGCGGTGATCAGCAGATCGGGGCCAGAATCGCTCTGGAGCAGGTGAGGGCGGTCTTCTTTTTCCGTGACCCGCTGACCGCCCAGCCGCACGAACCCGACGTGAGCGCCCTGGTGCGGCTGTGCGACGTTCACGATATTCCGCTGGCAACCAACCCTGCCAGCGCTGAGGCGCTGATCCTGTGGCTGGCACGCGAGGAGGCGCAGGCGGACGCGGCGGGCGCTGTTTCATCTTTGTCGGGGCAAGGGCGCTGA
- a CDS encoding SRPBCC family protein encodes MTNQESRGAVFQPTEKWTLVALGTGLAALGLRGGLTHKLGIGRLALTGTGAGLVAVALRGTNPLGTALKIRENTQGETLVSDAVTVGQPPEALYAVWRRLENLPALMSHLQEVRVLEGGRSRWTVKGPLGDVSWDAELTADEPGKRLAWRSLPGADIENSGEVLFRPAPGERGTEVVVRLKYRAPGSTVGPVIARMLGQEPSQQLRDDLMRFKREQELGFHPTTQGQSSGRAKAPANGGVK; translated from the coding sequence ATGACCAACCAAGAATCGCGTGGAGCAGTCTTCCAACCCACCGAAAAGTGGACGCTGGTGGCCCTGGGTACGGGTCTGGCGGCGCTGGGCCTGCGCGGCGGCCTGACGCACAAGCTGGGGATAGGGCGGCTGGCCCTGACTGGAACCGGGGCCGGGCTGGTGGCGGTGGCCCTGCGCGGCACGAACCCGCTCGGCACGGCCCTGAAAATCCGTGAGAACACCCAGGGCGAGACGCTGGTGAGCGACGCGGTGACGGTGGGCCAGCCGCCGGAAGCGCTCTACGCCGTCTGGAGAAGGCTGGAGAACCTGCCCGCGCTAATGAGCCACCTCCAGGAAGTCAGGGTGTTGGAGGGGGGCCGCTCACGCTGGACCGTCAAGGGGCCGCTGGGCGACGTGAGCTGGGACGCTGAACTCACCGCCGACGAACCGGGCAAGCGCCTGGCCTGGCGGTCCCTGCCGGGGGCCGACATCGAGAACAGCGGCGAGGTGCTGTTCCGGCCCGCGCCGGGCGAACGCGGCACCGAGGTGGTGGTGCGCCTGAAGTACAGAGCGCCGGGCAGCACAGTGGGGCCGGTCATCGCCCGAATGCTGGGTCAGGAACCCTCGCAGCAACTCAGGGACGATCTGATGCGTTTCAAGCGCGAGCAGGAACTCGGTTTCCACCCGACCACCCAGGGTCAGAGCAGTGGGCGGGCCAAAGCACCTGCCAATGGAGGTGTCAAATGA